The Methanothermobacter sp. CaT2 DNA window CGATACAAGTTCCGTCCCCCTGCCCCTCTTGTCTGAGAGTTCCTGGAGGATCCTCTTGAATTCGAAAAGCTCCTTGGATGATGGTTCGCTCACTATGAATCACTCCTCATGAAAATGATAAAATAAACTGTAAATGTATATGGGGCGGGGTAATTATAAAGTTTACTGGAGGGTGGGAGAAAAATGTATAAATGGATTCAACCATAACTCGAAGGGAAGAGTCAACTGATTTTATGGTGGACCGTTATGAGAATCGTGATTACCATTGGAGGATCAATCATCATAAGTGAATTCTCCCATGAGATGTTCAGGGCCTATGCTGACATCCTGAATTCGCTGAGGGATGAACATGAACTATTTGTGGTTGTGGGGGGAGGAAGACCCGCCCGCGACTACATAGGGGTTGCCAGGGAACTGGGAGCCAGGGAGGCCCAGTGTGATGATATAGGCATAGATGTGACCCGCCTGAATGCCAGGCTCCTGATAACCGCCCTGGGTGATAGCGCCTACCCTGGGGTTCCGGAGAACTTCAGGGAGGCCCTCGAGGTTTCTGCGACCGGCAGAATAGTTGTAATGGGTGGCACCGAACCAGCGCACAGCACAGATGCTGTCGGGGCCATACTAGCTGAAACCGTTGGGGCCGACCTCATGATAAACCTCACCTCTGTGGATGGATTCTATGACAGGGACCCGAAGAGGTACCCTGAAGCCAGGTTTTACCCTGAGATCACCGCCAGTGAGATGCTCGAACACCTAAGGGACTCTGATGTGAGGGCAGGTACCTATGAGTTCTTTGACCACACAGCCCTGCATATGATAAGAAGGTCCGGTATAAGGACCCTGATAGTGAACGGTAACGACCCGGAGAATCTCCTCAGGGCCATTGATGGCAGGATAGGCACCACAGTTATCCCAGAATAACGTCAAAGTATCTTTTATCTGTAATCAAAATTTAATGGAGGTAATAAGCATGGTTGAACCACACAAGCACTGCCCTGTATGCAGCACGCCAATACCCATGGATGAGGTGACCTGTTCAGAGAGGTGTCAGGAGATCCTCCTGAAAAATCAGCAGAGGGTCAGGAGGACACGGACAATATTCTACCTGGTATTCGCCCTCTTCATTGTGCTCTGGGTTGTACTTTCAATTAAAAGGTGAAGAGTTTATGGGGATCTGAGTACAGCCACCCCATAAACTATGAGTATCACGCCCACAGCCAGACCCACAAACACCGGGTTGAATGAGAGTGCGCCAATAAGAATGTATATTACCCCCAAAATGGCGCTCATTAGACCCGCATTTCTTTTCAGGTAACTCTGGGAGCCTGCTGAGAGTATCAGCATTGCAGCCACCAGGAGAAGGATCCCTGTAATGTAAAGCCAGGCCCCTGCAAGTTGATTTATCAGGAAGACCCTGAAGGCCAGCATGAGGCCAACTGCCAGTGTTATAACCGCAAAGACCATCCAGAGCACACCCACCTCCATGTACCTCCGCCCCCTGATTGCATTTGCAAGCATCCAGACTCCAAGGGCAGAGAGCACAATGCCCGTCAGTATGCTTATGGCCGTCACACCTGAGACAGGTGATACCAGAAATACAATACCCAGAATAACCGAAAGGAGACCCATCCATTTTTTCAGCATCATCTCACCATTCTATGGATATGTTCATCTGATTTTATATATTTTTGTTAATCTCTTCATCATTGACAAATCCCAGAATCCACCCATTACACCTAGTCGCCCATCAAAAGCTACACGCAGAGCCTCAGAGAAGCATCCTCAAACCCGTGCAGATTAAGAGGATTATGAAGATGTACCTTATGTACCTCACATCAACCCTGTGGGCGATTAGAGCACCAAGCCTTGATGCTGGGACGCTCACAACAATCACAAGCAGGAACTGGAGGAGGTTAACATATCCCACAGTGAATGGACCCCCGGGACCTGTTAGGATGTAGGAGATGGTCCCTGATGCAGCCGTGAATGCAATTACAAGGGAGGATGTGCCAACGGCCTCGAGGACATCAAAGCCCGCGACCATCACAAGGAGCGGTACAAGGACAACACCACCACCGATACCCAGGAGGCCTGAGAGGAAACCTGTGAGGAATCCAAGGGGGGCTGCTGCATTCCTCTTAACCCCTGAAGGCGGAATTCTGGATGATAGGAGGAGTTGCAGTGAAACAAGGATGAGTAAAACACCGAATATTCTTTTTAGGAGCTCTGCAGGTGAGGCTGATGCTGTGAAAACCCCTGCCACGCTACCGCATGCGCCGAGAACACCCATGGTGATGCCAGTCCCTGGATCAACACACCCCCTCCTGTAATGGGAGTGGGCTCCGCTCAGTGCTGTTGGCAGTATTATGGCAAGGCTGGTGCCGAAGGCCGTCCTTATGGCAATATCCGGTGGTGTGCCCCCTGCCTCCATGAGGAAGAATAGCACCGGGGCTATTATGAAGCCGCCGCCAACTCCAAGAAGGCCCGTTGCAAGTCCAACCAGAAGTCCTGTGAATAGAAGTGCCAGCACATAGATCAATGGATCCATAAACAATCCCCTGTCCCCTTTATACCCCTATAATTTATAAGTGGAAAGTTCCATATCTCACCCTGTTAGTTATTAAATTTCTTCTGGGTGAATAAATTTGAGATCAGAGAGGTTCATGGCAGCAGGCATAGTCTTCATTGGGGTGGCGGTCACGCTCCTGGTGACAGACCTGCTGGATCACATCATAACACCCATCACACACGTGTTCCTCATGGGCTCATCAGAGGGTAAGGACGTGATATTCTTCACCGTCATGGGTAGCATGTTCCTCCTGGCACCCCTCTTCAGGGAGGACGGGTTGCTGGGGAGACTTGCACACCTTGATAAGAACACCTACCTCCACATCGCAGCCCTTCTGGCCTTCATCACGTACCTCACAGGGATTGGAGTTGAGATACTTATACGCCTCAGAATGGGTGTATCCCCATTCACAACATTCATATCAATGGATCCGCCAGCATCGACCAGTATAACCCACTCACACGTCTTCAAGGCCAGTTTGAGTCCCCTGACGGGTCTCATTGTTCCGGCATCATCAGGGATCCATACCGGTTCTTCCCTGGCAGGTTACATCCCCTTCCTCCTACCCATGACCCTCACGGTGATCCCGGTGATCTATCTCATGGGCCTCCTTTCAACAGGTGCCCGGCGGGACTTCCACGTTGCAATAGTGATATTCGCCATAGCCACGACCATAATAGGGATAATAGATGGTGGACTGTTCTCAACCCCCGCACTTACAGGTCTATCAGGTATTCTCGGCATGAGCGCCCTCAGGGTTCCCTTCAGGCCTGGCAACCTCAAGGTCCCCACCATCATAATAGCAGGGCTCATAGCCGTGCGCATACTCCTGGGGATCCTTGGATCAGTCCCGGAGTACTATGAGGTCACCATCCTCGACCCATCAGGCAGCCCCGACCTTGAGGGACTGCATGTCCTCTCAGAGGAGAATATGGGTGATAGAATCATCCTAAAGCTCTCATCAGACCAGAACGAAATGGAACTCCTGGATAAACTCACACGTCGCCTTGATGGCAGGTGCCATGGTTTCTTCATGACATGGAACTTCTATTCATTCTTCTAGGGAGGAACAGGGAATGAAGCTCAGCATAATCATACCAGCATACAACGAGGAGGAATATCTTCCAGGACTCCTTGAAAGCATAAAGAAGCAGGACTTCAAGGATTATGAGGTTATAGTCGCAGATGCAAACTCCGATGATAACACGAGAAAGATAGCGGAAGAATATGGTTGCAGGGTTGTTGATGGGGGTATGCCCGCGGTGGGAAGAAACAGGGGAGCTGCTGCTGCCAGGGGCGAGCTGCTGCTGTTCCTGGACGCTGACCTTGTCCTCACCGACGGCTACCTCAGGGATGCTGTTGAGGAGTTTGAATCAGAGGACCTTGGAATCGCAATAACCCAGATGATACCCATATCAACCAGGAGGCGCGACAAGATACTGCATGAATTTGCCAACAGATTCATGATACTGGTTGAATCCATAAAACCCCATGGGGCTGGATGCTACGGCATACTGACACGCCGGGAACTCCATGATAGGGTGGGTGGATTCGATGAATCCCTGGACTTTGGAGAGGACACAGACTACATTGAAAGGATAGGGAAGATAAGCAGGTTCAGGGTCCTCAGGAAACCCAGGGTACTGGTATCCATAAGGAGACTTGAAAAGGAGGGACTCAAAAACCTCGCATTCAAGTATACCAAGAGCACCATTTATGACTTCATGGGGAAGAGGGTCAGTGCAGGTGACCTTGACTATGAATTCGGTCACTCAAAGAGGAAAAGGAGGGTCCTATACTCTGTCTGCGGTGAGGGCATGGGTCATGCGATACGCAGTGGTGTGATCCTTGATAAACTCACAGAGGACCATGAAGTCCTCATATTTGCAAGTGACCGCGCATATAGGTACCTGAGCAGTAAATTCGATAACGTCCATGAGATATATGGGTTCAACACCGTCTACGAGGATAACAGTGTAAATGATGTTAAAACCTTCATGAAGGCCATGAAAACCTTCCCACGGGACCTCAAGGAGAATCTCAAACTGCTCTACAGGACTGCGAGGGACTTCAGGCCGGATGTTGTGGTCTCTGACTTTGAGTTCTATGCCAGTCTTGTGAGTAACATGCTCCGCATCCCCCTCATAAGCATCGATAACATGCACGTGATAACCCAGTGCCGTATAGAGTACCCTGAGAGGTTCCGCAGGGATAAGGTGAAGGCAGAGGCCGTTGTGAGGTCCTTCATTGTGAGACCCCGCCGTTATCTGATAACCAGTTACTTCTTCCCGGAGGTTAAAAACCCGGATAAGGTGTCCATGTATCCCCCTGTACTCAGGGAGGAAATAAGAAGTCTCAGACCATACTATGGGGACCATGTTCTGGTATACCAGACCAGTCAGTCAAACAGGAAGCTCCTTGAGGTTCTCAGGTCCATTGACAGGAAATTCCTTGTCTATGGCTTTGACAGAGAGGGTGTTGATGGAAACCTCACCTTCAGGAGATTCAATGAGGACCGGTTCTTCAGGGACTTCGAGTCTGCAGCGGCGGTTATAACAAATGGAGGCTTCACCCTTATAAGTGAGGCCCTCTACCTCAGGAAACCCGTCTACAGTGTTCCTGTGAAGGGGCAGTTCGAGCAGATCCTGAATGCAGTTTACCTTGAGAAGCTCGGCTACGGTGAGTTCCATGAGGAAACTGAAAGGGAAAGCCTTGAGAGGTTCCTTGGCAGGCTGGATATTTACAGGAGGAACCTTGAGGACTACGATGGTGGTAACAACGAGATCATAGAAGCCCTTAAGAGGACAATAGATGAGTGCTCCGGGGGATGCTAAAAATCGCTATTTTTAAATATTTAAATGAAAACCGGGGCCTCTCCAGAATCAAAGAATCAGTGAAGTGGCAGGAACAGATGCCGGTCAAAAAATTTGCAGATAATAGAAAAAAGTGTGTTTAACACGCAAAACAGCTATACTTATCCAAGAAAAAAGGTATGTGTAACTAGAGGGTCACTCCAAGGTCAAGCTGCTCTGTGAGCTCCTTGTACCTGTTCCTTATGGTTACCTCTGTTACACCTGCAACCTCTGCAACGTCTCTCTGGGTCTTGCGTTCCCCGAGGAGGACCGATGCTATGTAGAGGGCCGCTGCTGCAACACCCGTCGGACCCCTTCCTGATGTGAGGCCGTTTTCCATTGCCATCTCAATTATCTCGATGGCCTTGGACTGTACCTCTCCTGAGAGGCCGAGTTCGCTTGCAAACCTTGGTACGTAATCCACCGGGGATGTTGGAGGTAACTTTATGTTGAGTTCCCTTGTGAGGAACCTGTAGGTCCTTCCAACCTCCTTCTTGCTCACCCTTGAAACCTCTGCAATCTCGTCAAGGGTCCTTGGAACGTTGCATTTCCTGCATGCGGCGTAGAGTGATGCTGCAACCACTCCCTCAATGCTCCTTCCCCTGATGAGTTTGTTCTCAACGGCTCTCCTGTATACCATGGAGGCCGCCTCCCTCACACTCCTAGGGAGCCCTAGCCTTGATGAGTCACGGTCAAGTTCGCTCAGGGCAAATGCAAGGTTCCTCTCGGTGGCTCCTGATATCCTTATCTTTCTCTGCCACTTCCTCAGACGGTACCACTGGGCCCTGTTCCTTGCAGGTATGTCCCTTCCATATATGTCCTTGTTTCTCCAGTCTATCATTGTTGATAGACCCTTGTCGTGTATGGTGTAGGTTATGGGTGCACCTACCCTTGTCCTCTTATCCCTCTGTTCGTGGTCAAAGGCCCTCCACTCTGGACCCATATCAACCAGGTTATCGTCTATGACAAGACCACACTTTCCACAGACTATTTCAGCCCTCTCGTAGTCGCCCCTAAGGTCATCGGAGCCGCACTCAGGGCATTTTGTTTCCTTCTCTATTTCAGAAACATCAGACCTCATTTTCTCCTTCGTTTCCTTCGCCCCCATTTTTTCACATTCTTTATACCCACGTATAAAGTCTCTCCAACTCGGTTCTCAAACTTTTCAGGATTTACTGCACGAAGTGGTTTGATGGATATGTATGGATTCCGTGTAGGTCCAAAGATATCGTGCACTTTTCCTATCCTTTTCCCATCAGAAGTAAAAACAGGTGCTCCAAGCTGCGGTGTTCTATCTGAACGTGCTATGATCCTTCCCTTGTTGGAGACATGTGAAATATTCCCTAAAGCCTTCATAATTCACCGAAAATTTTATATACTGTATTCTCTAACTACTAGTATATAAATGTTTCGATAATTTTATATAAAATCAAAGCCATGGGGTCATGCTGTCATCTGTCTTCCATAGTAGACTGCTGCAATGAGACCTATCAGTGTCGGTGCAATATAACTTGCGAGCCTATCAACAACACTGGCTGCCATGACATAGTCTGCACCTATCCCTGCAACAGCAAATAGACCCACGAGTATCCCCTCTCTCAACCCAAGGGACCCTGGCAGAAGCGGAAGAAGGGATATGAGGATCCCAACTGTGTAGATTATTATGAGTGGAACCACAGGTGGTGAGACACCCACAGCCAGGAAGCAGACATAGAGCCGGCAGACATCAAGGGCCCACATCCCCAGTGATATGAAGAATCCAATAACAAAGACCCTCCTGTCGGTTATTGCGGTTGAGAACCCATCATTGAATCGATTTATATAGAATATGACCTTCTCGTGTATCCCAGAAAAACTGATGTTACCTTCCCTAAACCTTGATAACCATGAAACCAGTCTCCCTGTTAAAGAAAGGGCTATCTTCTGGGCTATTTTTTTGTTCATACCTGCATAGACCGCCAGGGAGAACCCTGCAATGGTCACAAGGATCAGAACGCTCACAACTATCCTGGTCCAGATGGATATCTCCCAGGTCATTATGAGCACCGCAGAGAGAATGGAGATCAGAGCAAAGGGTATGAACTCAAAGACCCTGTCTGCTGTGGATGATGCGAAACCGATCTCAAAGGGTGTGCCCTCAACCTCACGCAGAAGGTAGGCCCGCAGTGGCTCACCACCGGCAGCCCCCGGCGTTATGTTATTCCCAAATATGCTGGTAAAAAGAAGCATCATGAGCCTCGTAAAGGAGGGAGCATCATCAACCACATCCAGAATGAGCCTCCACCTCAGGGTCCACAGGACAAGTATGATGGCCTCCAGGATGAAATTGATTGCAAGGAAGTAGGGGCTGGTCTCCTCAAGTGCCCTCAGAATATCACTGAAACCTGCAAAGAAACCTATAAAGAATATTACAACAGCAACCGCAACGAATGAGAGAAGGATGGTCCTTCTGTTCTCTCCGATGTAATCAAAGACGCTGCTCTCTCCCATTGAAACCAACTACTTCCGAAGGCCGAGGATTTCTGAAAGGGAAATTCCGCCTTCAACACCCTCCACTATCGAGTACTCCTTCTCCTTTACCTTCAGGGCGGCCCTGACGACCTCTCCTGTAACCTCAGATGGCACCACAACCACCCCGGATTCATCACCAAGGAGCAGGTCACCATTTTTAACCAGGACACCATCACACTCAAGTTCTACATTGAGCTGACCCTCGGCTCGAGGTTCTCCTGCACAGGGAACATAGTCACGTGAGAATACAGGAAAATCAAGTTCAAGGATGGCGTCAACATCCCTGCAGGACCCGTAAATAACGACCCCTGCGATACCCTTCTTCAGGGCGGTTTTTGAGGTGAGTTCACCCCACACTGCCCTCTCATCACCGTCAGCACCTATAAAAATAATTTCCCCAGGTGATGCAGCATCAATGGCCATGACTGATGTTCCCCAGTCGTGCTGGGATGTCCTGGCTGTGACCACTCTGCCACAGACACGGAGGTTGTTCATGGGTTTTATTGAGGGTATCACACCCACCTCACCTGTCACACTCTTGAGGGCATCTGAGATCTGGGGCGCCGATATCCCCGATAGAAGCCCTACAGGATCCGCGGGTGAGCTGAGCCTCCTGAGACGATCAATTGGTTTCATACCTCTCCTTGCCATCCAATCAATCCTGGGGAGTTGTGACCTCTTCGACCATGGTCCTTCCGGCTACAACTTCATCAACACTGTGGATGGAACCACCATAACTCTCTATTGCCCTTGTTATCTCATCGAAATCCAGGTCGTTTCCCTGGATGGTCACCTTGATGTTCTCGGTTTCCTTGTCTATCTCCATGAGGGTGATGTTAACTCCCTCAACACCCCTCAGTTCACTCAGATACTTTGCATATTCAGGTATTATGGGTTCGTGGGGTTTCAGTATATCCAGAACGATTCTAATAAGGCCCTTAGCCACCATCTTTCCTCCATGAATCTGTTAAAATGATATAGTATTATGATAAAATGAATATTTAAATATAGCCCAGAAACACGTCTCTGATTATTTTATATATCAGTATCGTCATATAAGATATAGATATTATCAAGTTATTAAAGGGCTACATATGTCTCTTATTAAGCTTCAGCAGATAACCGATGAGTTAGAGGAACTTAAATATCAGGGAGAACAGGGAATACCCATACTGATTGAGGGACGTAAGGATGAAGAAGCCCTGCGGGAGCTGGGCGTCAACGGCCCCTTCATAAAGGTCTCAGGCTCCAGACTGAGCCTTTCGGAAATTGCCCTCAAGGCATCTAGGGCATCGAGGGCCATAATACTCACAGATTTTGACAGGAAGGGCAGTGAACTTGCAAAAAGACTCTACATGGACATGCAAAGTCTTGGAGCAGATCCAGACCTCAGGATACGGCGCAGACTCATGGGGATGACACGGAGATACATCAAGGATATACAGAGCCTCCCTTCATACATTGAAAGGCTGAAGCTGGAGGTGTGCCCATACCCCCTTGATAATATCTGAATGCTGTTATCATCACACTTCAATTTGATAACCAGTCATTCCTCAAAAGGAGGGTTTACATGGGAAAAGAAGAGATAAGTACAACTAAATACCTCATTCACGCTCAAATTAACGCTAATGGAATCGTAGAGAAACCAGATGTCGTGGGGGCGATATTCGGACAGACAGAGGGCCTCCTCAGCAACGACCTAGACCTCAGGGAACTCCAGAAAACAGGAAGGATCGGTAGAATCAAGGTTAACATAACATCACGTGGTGGTAAATCAAAGGGGGAGATAATAATACCATCAAGCCTTGACCGTGTTGAAACCGCCATACTTGCGGCTTCCCTGGAAACAATAAACCGTGTCGGGCCATGCGAGGCCTACATCCAGGTCACAAAGGTTGAAGATGTAAGGGCCGTTAAACGTAAAAGGGTCGTTGAGAGGGCCAAGGAGATCTACGCGAGCATGATGGAGGAGGTTGCCCCTGAGAGCCTCAAGATGATCGAGGAGGTAAAGGAGGCCATGAGGGTCCATGAGATCACCGAGTACGGTGAGGAGAAACTCCCGGCCGGCCCCAACGTTGAAACTTCAGACGCCATACTTGTGGTTGAGGGAAGATCAGACGTGCTCAACCTCCTCAAGTACGGTATAAAGAACGCCATAGCAGTGGAGGGTGTCAGTGTACCAAAAACTGTGGCGGATTTAACCAGAAAAAAGACTGTTACAGCCTTCGTTGACGGTGACCGGGGCGGTGAACTCATACTCAAGGAACTCCTCCAGGTTGGTGAGATAGACTACGTCACCCGGGCTCCCAAGGGCAAGGAGGTTGAGGACCTTGAGAAGGACGAGATAATGATGGCCCTTCGTAATAAGGTGCCCGTTGAACAGTTTTACCATGACCTTGGAATGAAGAAGGATAAGAAGAAGACAGAGGACAAGATGGTGCTCCTACGTAACATCCTGAAGGAGCTTGAGGGCACCGGGAACGCCGAGATACTCGACGACGCCCTCAACATACTCAAGGAGGTTAAGGTTGAGAACCTCTACGATGAACTGAGCAGGGTAAACAACCACCCCTACGCCGTGGTATTTGATGGTGTTATAACACAGCGCCTGGTTGACCTCTCCTTCGAGAAGGGGCTCAGATACCTTGTGGCCGTGAGAAGCGGGGATATAGTGAAGAAACCCCACAACCTCAAGATTATAACCGGTCACACCTGAAATTACAGAAGGCATCCAAAATGTATGTTGATATGAACCGTGAATATCTGAAGGATATAAACACCACGGAAGACGTTAAGATACCTGAGGATCCCCTTGAAAGGGTTATAGGGCATGAGGATGTCATGCCCATGATAAAGATAGCTGCGAAGCAGCGAAGACATCTGCTACTTGTTGGACCGCCGGGCATAGGAAAATCACTGCTTGCCCAGGCAATATCCTTTCATCTCCCTGAACCATCCGAGGAGATAACAGTTGTCCACAACCCTGAAAGGCCAGAGAGGCCCTTCGTTGAGGTCAAAAACCGCAAGGAGATAGAGGATGAAATCCTTGAAATCGAAAGGGCTGAGGGAGAACTCATAGACCCCCAGAGCGCCCCTGATGCCGTTGCAGAGCGGCTGGGTTTCAAGTGCATCCACTGCGGTGAATACAGCAGCGCCTATAACAGTATCTGCCCGCGGTGTGGTGGGGACAAGTTTTCACACATCAAGGCCAGGAGAAAACATATCGGAGACCTCCTTGGAATGTTTGAGATGAGCTCAGGGAGCCTCAGCGTCCCCCAGAAGAGGGTGACAACGACCCGCATCATTGATGGTGTTGAGGAGGTTGTGATCTATGAGCGGGTTGGTGGTGAGGAGATCAAGGTCCTTGACCAGAGGGCCCTTGAAAAGCGAAGGCAGATTGTTGAGGAGAAACCCAGGAACGTGATAGTGCCACTTGATAGAAAAACCTTTGTTCAGGCCACCGGGGCCAGTGAAACCGAACTCCTGGGAGATGTCCGTCATGACCCCTACGGAGGCCACCCTGACCTTGGATCACAGCCCTATGAACGCGTTGTGCCGGGGGCCATCCATGAGGCCCATGAGGGTGTTCTCTTCATAGACGAGATAGTTCACATTGCAGGCCTTCAGAGGTTCATATTCAGCGCAATGCAGGATAAGACATTCCCCATAGTCGGTAGAAACCCCCAGAGTGCTGGAAGTTCCGTCAAGGTCGATGAGGTTCCATGTGACTTCATATTTGTCGGTGCCTGCAACATCGCAGACCTCCAGTACATTCTCCCCCCTCTGCGATCAAGAATCCAGGGGGAGGGTTATGAGCTTCTTCTAAACACCACAATGCCTGATACCGATGAGAACCGGGCAAAGATAGTCCAGTTCGTTGCGCAGGAGATAGAACTGGATGGAAAGATACCCCATGCTCGTGCCGCCGCCGTTGAACTACTCATTGAAGAGGCTAAACGGAGGGCAAGGGCCGTGGATGATGTTGATAACGCCCTCACCCTCAGGCTCAGGGACCTCGGAGGGGTTGTGAGGATGGCCGGAGACCTTGCAGTTATGGATGGAAGCCCCTACATTGAGACCCGGCACATGGAGGTCGCCATAAGGAAGGCTGTTTCAGTTGAGGATCAGATAATAAGAAGATATAAGAGCTATGAGAAGGCCCTCGAGAAGGATCTATCAAGCTCCCAGAGGATGTCACAGCAGGGATACAGCAGCGAGAACATAGACCGCAGCTACATGTAGTGAGAACTGCATCAGGATGAGTTCGATGAGTGCATGATCCGCAAGATTTAAGTGGATATTTATGGTAGATACCATGAATATGAAGAGGGAGTCAGAGGAAAGGCAGGGTCTTCTTGAACGTTACAATTTTCCAGAGCTCATTGAGGATTACCTCATTGAACTTGAGATCAGGAATTACTCTCCAAACACAATAAAGACCTACAAATCAATCGTTAAAAACTTTTATGAGTTTCTGATGAAGGAGGATGACCTCTACGATGACCGGAGGGTTCTCAGGTCCTTCAAGAGGTATATACAGTACCTTAAAAGGGAGAAAAAGGTTACACAGAACTACATCTACCTTGTCACTGTTGTTGTTAAGAAGTTCTTTGAGTTCAGTGGCATAGACTGCCTGGAGGAGGTCAAGGCCCCCAAGAGGACCAAGTCCCTCCCCAAGTCCCTCAATGAGGATGAGGTCAAGAGTCTCATCAACGCCGTTGAGGTGGCTGATGATGGCTCCGTCATAAGGAGGTTCATAAAGACCCGTGACCGCCTTATACTCTCACTTCTCTACTCATCGGGTCTCAGGGTCTCTGAGCTGGTATCACTCAGAATCAATGACATAGACCCTGATGAGAGGACCATAAGGATCAGGGGGAAGGGTGATAAGGATCGTATAGTCCTCTTTGATGAGAACACCCGTGATCTCCTCATGGATTACCTCAAAAGAAGGATCCATGAAAGCGACTACCTGTTCCTCAACCGTTTCGGGGACCCCCTCACGCCGCGGTACGTTCAGATGATGATAAAGAACTATGCCCGGAAGGCAGGGATAAATAAGAAGGTCACACCCCACATCCTGCGGCACTCCTTTGCAACCCACCTCCTCAAGAACGGTGTGGATATAAGGGCCATACAGCAGCTTCTGGGACATTCAAACCTTTCAACGACACAGATATATACGAGCGTGGATATGCAGACCCTTAAAAATGTTTATGACCGGGCCAGGCTCCTCTAATTAACTTATTTTTAGTTCTTTCAATAAACTTCAGGTCAGGAGTCAGCAGATGGCCTGAATTCTTCCCCTAGGGCGATCTTCATTTTTCAGAAGTTCAGTGCCTTCATTGAACCATGGAAACTTATATATACTGGCTGCCACAATTTACTTTATATCCATAAATTTGAATATATTGATTGGAGGTTAAAAGGTTGTTACAGGAATTCGCAGATTATGTAACATACAATCTCATGGGCCTTGAACCGGCCTCCCACCTCGGAAGCGCCGTTAACTTCTTCATATACGACACCATAAAGATATTCATACTTCTCGCCACACTCATATTTGTC harbors:
- a CDS encoding RraA family protein, translating into MARRGMKPIDRLRRLSSPADPVGLLSGISAPQISDALKSVTGEVGVIPSIKPMNNLRVCGRVVTARTSQHDWGTSVMAIDAASPGEIIFIGADGDERAVWGELTSKTALKKGIAGVVIYGSCRDVDAILELDFPVFSRDYVPCAGEPRAEGQLNVELECDGVLVKNGDLLLGDESGVVVVPSEVTGEVVRAALKVKEKEYSIVEGVEGGISLSEILGLRK
- a CDS encoding DUF211 domain-containing protein — encoded protein: MVAKGLIRIVLDILKPHEPIIPEYAKYLSELRGVEGVNITLMEIDKETENIKVTIQGNDLDFDEITRAIESYGGSIHSVDEVVAGRTMVEEVTTPQD
- a CDS encoding toprim domain-containing protein, with translation MSLIKLQQITDELEELKYQGEQGIPILIEGRKDEEALRELGVNGPFIKVSGSRLSLSEIALKASRASRAIILTDFDRKGSELAKRLYMDMQSLGADPDLRIRRRLMGMTRRYIKDIQSLPSYIERLKLEVCPYPLDNI
- the dnaG gene encoding DNA primase DnaG yields the protein MGKEEISTTKYLIHAQINANGIVEKPDVVGAIFGQTEGLLSNDLDLRELQKTGRIGRIKVNITSRGGKSKGEIIIPSSLDRVETAILAASLETINRVGPCEAYIQVTKVEDVRAVKRKRVVERAKEIYASMMEEVAPESLKMIEEVKEAMRVHEITEYGEEKLPAGPNVETSDAILVVEGRSDVLNLLKYGIKNAIAVEGVSVPKTVADLTRKKTVTAFVDGDRGGELILKELLQVGEIDYVTRAPKGKEVEDLEKDEIMMALRNKVPVEQFYHDLGMKKDKKKTEDKMVLLRNILKELEGTGNAEILDDALNILKEVKVENLYDELSRVNNHPYAVVFDGVITQRLVDLSFEKGLRYLVAVRSGDIVKKPHNLKIITGHT
- a CDS encoding Lon protease family protein, with the protein product MYVDMNREYLKDINTTEDVKIPEDPLERVIGHEDVMPMIKIAAKQRRHLLLVGPPGIGKSLLAQAISFHLPEPSEEITVVHNPERPERPFVEVKNRKEIEDEILEIERAEGELIDPQSAPDAVAERLGFKCIHCGEYSSAYNSICPRCGGDKFSHIKARRKHIGDLLGMFEMSSGSLSVPQKRVTTTRIIDGVEEVVIYERVGGEEIKVLDQRALEKRRQIVEEKPRNVIVPLDRKTFVQATGASETELLGDVRHDPYGGHPDLGSQPYERVVPGAIHEAHEGVLFIDEIVHIAGLQRFIFSAMQDKTFPIVGRNPQSAGSSVKVDEVPCDFIFVGACNIADLQYILPPLRSRIQGEGYELLLNTTMPDTDENRAKIVQFVAQEIELDGKIPHARAAAVELLIEEAKRRARAVDDVDNALTLRLRDLGGVVRMAGDLAVMDGSPYIETRHMEVAIRKAVSVEDQIIRRYKSYEKALEKDLSSSQRMSQQGYSSENIDRSYM
- the xerA gene encoding site-specific tyrosine recombinase/integron integrase, translating into MVDTMNMKRESEERQGLLERYNFPELIEDYLIELEIRNYSPNTIKTYKSIVKNFYEFLMKEDDLYDDRRVLRSFKRYIQYLKREKKVTQNYIYLVTVVVKKFFEFSGIDCLEEVKAPKRTKSLPKSLNEDEVKSLINAVEVADDGSVIRRFIKTRDRLILSLLYSSGLRVSELVSLRINDIDPDERTIRIRGKGDKDRIVLFDENTRDLLMDYLKRRIHESDYLFLNRFGDPLTPRYVQMMIKNYARKAGINKKVTPHILRHSFATHLLKNGVDIRAIQQLLGHSNLSTTQIYTSVDMQTLKNVYDRARLL